The following proteins come from a genomic window of Gammaproteobacteria bacterium:
- a CDS encoding UDP-glucose/GDP-mannose dehydrogenase family protein gives MNVTIYGSGYVGLVTGACLANVGNHILCVDVDASKIERLSRGEIPIYEPGLEAMVRDNVEAGRLSFTLDPERGVKHGLFQFIAVGTPADEDGSADLRHVLTVARSIAKHLDEYRIVVNKSTVPVGTADRVRDTIQKALTARGAKIEFDVVSNPEFLKEGAAIEDFIKPDRIVIGTDNPRTGELMRALYAPFNRSHDRALVMDQRSAELTKYAANAMLATKISFMNELANMAEKLGADIERVRRGIGSDPRIGYSFIYPGCGYGGSCFPKDVKALEHMARQVDYRADLLKAVEAVNARQKLRLFEKMQAHFNGQLAGKTIAVWGLAFKPNTDDMRESSSRSLMDALWGAGARVRAYDPVAMDECQRVYGERDDLTLCEQAEDALEGADALAIVTEWNQFRSPNFDVIKKRLKQPAVFDGRNLYDPGMMQKLGFDYYAIGRGQRLDEKPAATLPT, from the coding sequence ATGAACGTTACGATTTATGGATCGGGCTACGTCGGTCTCGTGACCGGGGCCTGTCTGGCGAACGTGGGTAATCACATCCTCTGTGTCGACGTGGACGCCTCAAAGATCGAGCGCCTGAGCCGCGGCGAGATTCCAATCTACGAACCTGGCCTCGAAGCTATGGTGCGCGACAACGTCGAGGCGGGGCGTCTGTCATTCACCCTGGACCCCGAACGCGGCGTCAAGCACGGGCTTTTTCAGTTCATCGCGGTCGGCACGCCGGCGGACGAAGATGGCTCCGCCGATTTGCGGCATGTGCTGACCGTGGCGCGCAGCATTGCCAAACATCTGGATGAGTACCGCATCGTCGTGAATAAATCGACTGTGCCGGTGGGCACCGCCGACCGCGTGCGCGACACCATCCAGAAAGCGCTGACCGCGCGTGGTGCAAAGATCGAATTCGATGTCGTATCCAACCCGGAATTTCTTAAAGAAGGCGCCGCGATCGAGGACTTCATCAAGCCTGACCGCATCGTCATCGGCACCGACAACCCGCGCACCGGCGAACTCATGCGTGCGCTTTATGCCCCATTCAACCGCAGTCACGACCGCGCGCTGGTGATGGATCAACGCTCGGCGGAGTTAACCAAATATGCCGCCAACGCGATGCTCGCGACCAAAATCAGCTTTATGAACGAGCTCGCCAACATGGCGGAAAAACTGGGCGCCGACATCGAGCGCGTGCGCCGCGGCATCGGGTCCGACCCGCGCATCGGGTATTCCTTTATCTATCCCGGTTGCGGCTACGGTGGCTCGTGCTTCCCGAAAGACGTAAAGGCGCTGGAACACATGGCGCGCCAGGTCGATTATCGCGCGGACCTGCTGAAAGCGGTAGAAGCGGTGAACGCGCGGCAAAAGCTGCGCTTGTTCGAGAAAATGCAGGCACACTTTAACGGTCAACTCGCCGGCAAGACCATCGCGGTGTGGGGGCTTGCCTTCAAACCCAACACGGACGACATGCGTGAATCGTCCAGCCGCAGTCTGATGGATGCCTTGTGGGGCGCGGGCGCCAGGGTTCGCGCCTACGATCCGGTAGCAATGGACGAGTGTCAGCGGGTATACGGCGAGCGCGACGACTTAACACTTTGCGAGCAGGCCGAGGACGCGCTGGAAGGCGCGGATGCGCTTGCCATCGTCACCGAATGGAATCAATTTCGCAGCCCGAATTTCGACGTCATCAAAAAGCGGCTGAAGCAGCCGGCGGTGTTCGATGGCCGCAATCTGTACGATCCCGGCATGATGCAGAAACTGGGCTTTGACTATTATGCGATCGGACGCGGTCAGCGGCTGGACGAGAAGCCCGCGGCAACGCTTCCGACCTGA